The following proteins are co-located in the Vidua macroura isolate BioBank_ID:100142 chromosome 29, ASM2450914v1, whole genome shotgun sequence genome:
- the AQP10 gene encoding aquaporin-10, with product MRHLHHSHRCHRCHRCPCPLGTMGTTSFLTRAQGLLRIRNQLVRECLAEVLATFVMMTITLSSAAQKIAFFETKGNLITSYLGGALGVMAGIYTAGGISGAHMNPAFSLAMCLIGQFPWWKFPIFVVVQTLGSFISAGAVYILYYDAIWHHSNGTLTVSGPQETASIFATYPADFVSVANGFLDQVIGTGVLIIAVMGTMDTRNKPVPKGLEPVVVALLVLSIECSMGANCGCPLNPARDIGPRLFTYLAGWGPEVFSRGNGWWWVPLVAPLLGAAVGTYLYQLFVAFHYPEEDSEAVAEQGSIVLVNTAIDTDIGRSPKEKDAGESVPAGYPPTPCASSTVSPTVAVTPLKES from the exons ATGAGACATCTACACCACTCTCACCGCTGCCACCGCTGCCACCGCTGCCCCTGCCCGCTCGGTACCATGGGCACCACTTCTTTCTTGACGAGGGCCCAGGGTCTGCTCCGCATCCGGAATCAGCTGGTGCGGGAATGCCTGGCCGAGGTGCTGGCCACCTTCGTGATGATG ACAATCACCCTGAGCAGTGCTGCACAGAAGATTGCCTTCTTTGAGACGAAGGGGAACCTCATCACCAGCTACCTGGGAGGCGCCCTGGGTGTCATGGCAGGCATCTACACGGCAGGGGGAATCTCTG GGGCCCACATGAACCCGGCGTTCTCCTTAGCCATGTGCCTGATAGGGCAGTTTCCCTGGTGGAAATTTCCCATCTTTGTGGTTGTGCAGACCTTGGGATCTTTCATATCTGCTGGAGCTGTTTACATCCTCTACTATG ATGCCATCTGGCACCATAGCAATGGGACCCTTACTGTCTCTGGCCCCCAAGAAACCGCCTCCATCTTCGCCACTTACCCAGCTGACTTTGTGTCCGTTGCCAATGGCTTCTTGGACCAG GTGATCGGCACAGGGGTGCTGATAATTGCTGTCATGGGCACCATGGACACGCGCAACAAGCCTGTCCCCAAGGGCCTGGAACCAGTGGTTGTGGCTCTCTTGGTGCTCTCCATTGAGTGCTCCATGGGGGCCAACTGTGGCTGCCCCCTGAACCCTGCGCGGGACATCGGGCCCCGGCTCTTCACCTACCTGGCAGGTTGGGGCCCAGAGGTCTTCAG CAGGGGCAATGGGTGGTGGTGGGTGCCGCTGGTAGCACCGCTGCTGGGGGCCGCCGTGGGCACATACCTGTACCAGCTCTTCGTGGCTTTCCACTACCCGGAGGAGGACAGCGAGGCcgtggcagagcagggctccatcGTTCTAGTCAACACCGCCATCGACACAGACATTGGGAGGTCGCCCAAGGAAAAGGACGCTGGGGAGTCAGTGCCTGCCGGGTACCCCCCAACACCATGCGCCAGCAGCACAGTCTCCCCCACAGTCGCTGTCACACCATTAAAAGAGTCCTGA
- the HAX1 gene encoding HCLS1-associated protein X-1, producing the protein MSFYDVFRGFFGFPGRCRPRDPLFGGAAWDEEEEEEDGGPSTSQPPQDFGFGFSPGSPRGAFEELFRDMGELLGVFGGFWAEPQQPFEPALPVPGEGSARRPLRDSMLKDPQSPPASAAPGSSGDLARPWRPFLGLEDAHRAPPGLKEDRDLDSQVSSSGLGTILRPNEPESHSYFQSVSVTKVTLPDGRVEERRTVQDSQGRRETTVTRRRGDQAFITTTKEDGQKKDYREEVVNMDDRELAQFAGTWPQQEELRAANPSDPSSALGRFFRRWFSSW; encoded by the exons ATGAGCTTCTACGACGTGTTCCGCGGCTTCTTCGGCTTCCCGGGACGGTGCAG GCCCCGGGACCCGCTGTTTGGCGGCGCGGCGtgggacgaggaggaggaggaggaggatggcgGCCCGTCCACGTCGCAGCCCCCCCAGGACTTCGGCTTCGGATTCAGCCCTGGCTCCCCCCGCGGCGCCTTCGAGGAGCTGTTCCGGGACATGGGCGAGCTCCTGGGCGTCTTTGGGGGCTTCTGGGCCGAGCCCCAGCAGCCTTTCG AGCCCGCCCTGCCCGTTCCCGGTGAAGGCAGCGCCAGGCGGCCGCTGCGGGACTCGATGCTGAAGGACCCGCAGAGTCCCCCTGCCAGCGCGGCCCCGGGGAGCTCCGGCGATCTGGCCCGGCCATGGAGACCCTTCTTAGGG CTGGAAGATGCTCACCGGGCTCCTCCTGGCCTCAAGGAAGACCGAg ACCTGGACTCGCAGGTCTcctcctctgggctggggacCATCCTGAGACCCAACGAGCCCGAGTCCCACTCTTACTTCCAGAGCGTCTCTGTCACCAAAGTGACTCTCCCTGACGGg AGGGTCGAGGAGCGCCGCACCGTGCAGGACAGCCAGGGCCGCCGGGAGACAACGGTGACGCGCCGGAGGGGCGACCAGGCCTTCATCACCACCACCAAGGAGGATGGGCAGAAGAAGGACTACCGGGAGGAGGTGGTCAACATGGATGACC GGGAGCTGGCACAGTTCGCTGGCACGTGGCCGCAGCAAGAAGAGCTTCGTGCTGCCAACCCGAGCGACCCCTCATCTGCGCTGGGCAGATTCTTCCGACGCTGGTTCTCGAGCTGGTAG